Sequence from the Microcaecilia unicolor unplaced genomic scaffold, aMicUni1.1, whole genome shotgun sequence genome:
gggaaaaaaatgctggcaagacaattgactggttcagatggaactccgacaccacctttggcaagaacttagggcgtgtgcagaggactactctgttatgatgaaacgaTATAAGGTGCAttcactaccagggcttggagctctctgactctatgagctgaagtaacagccaccaagaaaatgatcttccaagtcaagtacttcagatggcaggaattcagtggctcaaaaggagctttcatcagctgggtgagaacgaccttgagatcccatgacactggtagaggtttgacagggggctttgacaaaagcaaacctctcatgaagcaaacaaataAAGccagtcccttgcttttgctggggagccgcaggggccttagTTGCACGCCGTTGATGGGAatgagcgtgctgggactgagcctggataggctgccgagaagcaggagtgtactgacgcctattgtaggaatagggagcactcctctttctctaaaaaacctcctagatgaggagacggtagcagaagatgccccgggagagagaatccatagcatcatggtgcttcttgatctgatcgaccatgtcctctactttttctccaaaaagattatcccccagcaaggaacatccgccatttgctgctgggtcttatgatcaaggtcagagacacgcagccatgagagtctgcgcatcactataccttgagcagctactcgggatgccacattaaaagtgtcataagtacccctggccaagaatttgcaactcaccttctgctgcctgaccacctggtgaaaaggttcagcaagcttcggaggaagtgcttcaaccaaactggacagttgcctcaccgagttccgcaagtggatgctcgtgtagagctggtatgtttggatcttggctgcgagcatagcggcctgatacgtctttctcccaaaagaatccaagaccctagactctctgcctagaggccgaggcatagtctctagtactcttggctcttctgagagcagagtccaccaccaaggaatcgtgaggtagttgggccttcaccattactggttctccatggactctgtattgGAACTCAGCTTTTttagggaccactggattagaaaggGGGACCACCAGTTTCgtataagaacttccctgagcgTGTTATGCAAAGGGGCCATTGCAACGTCTGTgggcggagaaggatagtccaagacctcgagcatctcggccctgggctcatccacaacctccatagggaagggaatatccttagacattttccgaacaaaggaggaaaaagaaagactctcaggtggcgacatccttctttcaataggtggagtaggatcagaggggaccccataggactcttcttcagaaaagtatctaggatcttcctcttcctcccacgagctctgatcatcggtatcggacaaaagctctctaagagcagcccaaacccaagcctgtctcgacgtcgaggaatGACAGCCTCAAGGGGGATGTCGAGAAATCGACTcctgcctggactgcggcgaagcttcctccgccgacGTCGAGGGAGAATCGACCCGAGTGGCGGCCGATGCTGCAAGCGGCACCGAGGATGGAGACCTCATCACAGGTGAAGGCCCAGATGCCGCTTCCACAGTTgatgcagaaggcgcaagcacccctggcaccgaagcagactggtgcagcaatccctccagaagctctggaagaagggccctgatgcgctcgtcgagagctccATCGGAAAAATGCggggctggtgcaggagccagtggcagaatctgagggggctcgagagccggtaccaaactgccagaagaccgacgcatcggcacctcctggatAGAGGATGAGTGGTCCTCTCGGagctgacgcttctcgggtgccaaatccctcagctccccggagctcttggtactgcacatggaaggagaacgatgacggtgcttcttagccttcactcgacgcccgtcatcgagactcctcggtactgaaggaggacgtggaatcctcacgcctccacggggccgggtccgatgaaggttggtcccgggggcctgcatagcagtaggccttgagacaggtggagacccattcgatgcctcgctgctcccagcgcgatgtgGTCATTCAGCAGCCATTATCTGCACTCTcgaagtcgatgcttccctcgacgacgaccttggtaccgatgtcgatgccgacgtcgaaggaccggaccgatcagcaAGAAGTCTTTCACTTTGAGCCTCCTgagacacttgggtccgcttttttcattaaagagcacagcttacaagcagctggcaaatgttcgggcccaaggcactggagacaccacgcgtgggggtcggtacccgagatggtccggttgcagcgactACAACGCTTGAAGGCGCTGAGAGTCCTcaatgacatggatggaaaaatagcggctgcgaaattaaaggacTCGATCGTGCCGAATAAAAGGCACAAAAAACGAAAAGAAGACCTggccgagcagcctaaaaggCGGCCGTGACAAAAAGGAAGGAAACTTAAAGAAGTGACGAAAACTAAGAAATTAAAAGctaactcttttttttaaatttgtaatatctactaaaagaaagaaaaaatggggGAGCGGTAAACGCTAAATAAAGTCTCCTGAGCCGAACAAAATTGAGCGCAGTCGAAAAATACGTGTCACTCAAGATCACGGACAAAATGAAACTGAGAGGGCACGCTCGCGCCGCGGGTGGGTAGCCATTCGTGCGTGCGCAGTTCACTCTGCCCGTGCACCGGTGCGTTCgagaagtttttgtttttttactagggatttgccggtctcctgggccgtcgcggatgacgacccaatcgtgagaacagcagcctgcttgtcctcggagaaacaattTTACCAAATATTCTGGACTAGATCCATCGAACATTTTGTCAATCAAACATGCCAGTTTAaaagaaaccctcccccccccccccccaaattttggGTTCTGGCCCCAAAGGTCTGctagtttggctggtggggtccccaatccctgaaGCTTTCCTGCGACAATATTCGGTGCCATGCTGCCTATCctgctttctccctcccccacgcacatgctcggttttagtgaaattgagcacgcACAAGCttcgtgcatgctcaatttcactaaacccAAGCATGCGTGTCATGGCGGGCAAgcgggacccccaccagcccaggtatgtggggttgcaacTGGGATTGAGAATGGTGGTAAGGCGGGACAAAATATGCTCCCccgctttgggctcaggcctcccccccccccaaaaaaaaaaaaattgaggtctggctacacctctggttgTTGCATGCCGTTAAAACCCGAAAATTAGCAGaaagaaacacaaacactcaCGTTTTCCATTTACTTACAATAGGATGCAGTCTTTTGAAAAAGGACGCACTATTTGGAAAAGGACGTAATCTTTCTGATGGAGCACAAACTCTTTTCCCGATAGTGCACCACTGTGCATGAGTGAACCATTGCACACGTGCAAACACTGTGCATGTACATGATACCAGGAAAGGAGTGTGCCCTGTTTCTGAAAGAATGCGTCCTTTTTCCAAAGAGTGCGCACTCAATGACTTTGCTCCCAAGAAGAAAAACATGGCCAGTGAAAAGGGTCGAAATTAACACTCCAGAAAATTACAAAGGAAACAacgtgaaaaaacattttctggctgcccgtTGCTACTTCACATACAAAAACGAAAGCAAAGGTCTACATAAAACAGATTAACTAAAGGTCTGAAAATGTCAGAGTAGGTGTGTGGCTGATGCTGGAACTGttgaaaaagaaacaaacaataacgTTTCAGACAAAGCAGACTTTAAGAGAAACCAACCCAGCAAGCAGTGCCCAAATCAATCACCTGCCCACATaagagccaactctgtgggtgctgagcaccccccagTGTTGGGCAAGCTCCTTAATTGATTTGCATTGTGTTTGGTACCCCCAGTCCTTTTGAAATGTTGGCGCCTACGTCTGCCTGCCGGCTTCCCCCTTCCTTACCAGGATCAACTCGCCATCATTGGTCATCTCCCTGCTCCAAGAGGTCTTGGGCCCTTCGCCTTTCAACAGTCGCTGCTCGCATACCATCTTGTTCTCGCTTTCCCATCTGGCTAAACTCTACAATCAAAAAGaaatccccccacccacccccaaaagaaAAGAAGTCAAAGACAATCCAAATAACTGAGGCACATTTACATAACAAACAACCCATGCAGTACCTTGCCCATCCATCATTTCTGAAGACAGATGGCTCCCTGTGGACTCCTTTGCTGGAGAATGCTAAGCTGGCGAAACCACTTCCATAATGTGAAAGAGCCAATGGGgtgtcaggaggggggggggcgggagttaAGAGACCTTTATGGAAAAGGTTAGAGAGGTTGACTGTATTAGGCACAGCAGAAACATCAAAGATACAACCAGGAAGAGGAAAGCCGAAGCATGGAAATGTagatgatggaagggaggatgggggaagggagaatgaGGAAGGGGGCATAAAGCGCCCTCCTTCCCCTACATGGACCCAACTGCTCTTCATACCAATGATTAGACTTGTTACTGTCTTTTTGCATAGATACAGGCTAGGGGGAAAAGAACGGCTTAAGAGTCAAACACCCTAAATGTAACTGTCTGGTTTCATTAAGTTGGGGAAGACGCAGCCAGCTGAAAACTGTGCAAAGGAAATGGATCTGTCAGTGCTGTCCGTTTATAAAACCAGACCCTGTTGTATTTAGCTGGTATTTGTAAAGTGTGGATAATTGGGGGttttaaggggagggggggggggaatgagaccgTTGTGCTCCTACCTTGCAGGGTCTTCCATCTACTGTCTGCTCCTCAAACTCCTCGCCAATTTTAAAGTTGATCTCAGTGGTTCGGACCGTCGTAGAAGTCTTGATGTAGAAGCTTTCCCCTTCTTGTTTAATCTCCACGGCCGGCTTGGAGGCTGCTGCCACGGCAATCTTTCTCAGCACACATTCACTCCTTAAGAACATGAACCCATTGCATTACTCGCTGAACCTCTTACACGTTCACTGAGTTAAAGTACGTTCACACCTGATGTGTTGCCCAGAATGCGCCAACCCAAAGTGAGGCACCCTGGTACTGTTGTAGCAGTAggtgtagccagagtttaatttttagatgggcctggaggtggactgggtgggcacaggcctcgcatttcctctccaccctaccctccccccccccccacgacagtcccctgcacatggtcagttctggtcattttactgacctgaagcgccgttctccctccagcaccggcgattcccatagccagccttctgccagcgcgcgtcgtcggggcctcttctcaggcacgtcccgcctactctgcaatttcctgttttccgcaaaggtgggacgcaggaagttgaagagtaggcgggacgtgcctgagaagaggccccaacGATGCGCgcaggcagaaggctggctatgggaatcgccggagCTGGAGGGaaaacggcgcttcagggcagtaaaagtgagcagaccacgcggacggggacagcgggcagaagaggctgggcgggcctggagcaaagtggctgggcctgggcccgtccaggcccccCATGGCTACGCCTCTGTGTTGTAGTGGGAAGTACATTTGTCACCACTAAGGGGCCCCTTCAGGAAGAATAGGGAGAAGGAACCCCAGTGACTATACATCAGTATCCTTTTGGTGCTGTCAGTGCAGGTACAGTGTACACCTTTGATGATCAGCCCCGACAGAGATCCTTGTCTCTTGGTTTTAGAGCTACCAAGTTCCAGGCAGGAGATTTTAGTccaatcctggatttctgacaaccttatCCTAGGTAGAATCAGGACGACTACAAATCCACTACTGCTTTTGGGAGATGTTGAAAAACTAGGAGTGGTCAAAACGCTTCCCTGTTGGAACTTGATAACTTGGGCAGCTCTAAAATTTCTCGATGTTGACTCGGGTGTAGAACAACAGATGCATTTATATAGCCAGATCCCAAATTCTCCGCTAAGAATGTCAATGTAACGCCTCTAGCACACCTGTTGGTcatttggatgtctttctatTGATATAAGCAGAACCTAGATTTGTGTGAAATGAGACAGGTAGAACTTTTCACAGAAATATGTGTGCAGTGAGGCAGGGAAAGGGGAATAAAGAGGAGAGAggacattattatttatttttattgcatttgtaccccacattttcccacctttttgcaggctcaatgtggcttacagagtattctTATGATAgagtcgttacatgatttaaatacagtcaatcataagcagaggtgaaagggatttagatggaaggtgttaggtaggtcgtgtgagaggtgtttttggtgtacttgggtggtttaaggaatgatttgtttcattgaggatgacttttgtaggctttgttgaagaggtgtgttttcaaagctttgcggaagctggttagattgttcatggttttcagggccttgggtaacgcattccaaaactgtgtgcttttgtacgcaaaggtcgtagcataagtctgtttgtatttcattcctttacagctggggaagttcagattgaggaatttgcgggccgatcttttggcgtttctgggcggtaggtccactaggtttaacatatagagtggggcatctgcgtgaatgattttgtgtacggtcgtgcagatcatGTGTATATGTGTGGTGTGTGTATACGTGCatgtatgtaacatagtagatgatggcagataaagacctgtacgtccatccagtctgcccaacaagataaactcatagcataaggtgaTACTATATATGcgtacttgaccttgatttgtcattttcagggcacagaccatagaagtctgcccagcactggttttgcttcccaattactggtgttgccatctaatcaccgctaaccTTGTTTGGATCCTTTCGTGTTTACcctcacatttttgaattctgttactgttttcatcttcaccaccgttcacagaagggcattccaggtatctaccaccctctctgtgaaaaagtacttcctgacaacctcagttcatgtcctctagttctaccaccttcctgtctctggaaaaggtttgtttgtagattatggaccaagaaagggatctgggtgtcgtcgttgataatacactgaaaccttctgctcagtgtgctgctgcggctcagaaagcgaatagaacgttgggtattattaggaaaggtatggaaaacaggtgtgaggatgttataatgccgttgtatcgttccatggtgcgaccgcaccttgagtattgtgttcaattctggtcgccgcatctcaagaaagatatagtagaattggaaaaggtgcagcgaagggcgactaaaatgatagcggggatgggacgacttcctatgaagaaagattaaagaGGCTAggtattcagcttggagaagagacggctgaggggagacatgatagaggtatataaataatgagtggagtggaacaggtggatgtgaagcgtctgttcacgctttccaaaaatactaggactagggggcatgcgatgaaactacagtgtagtaaatttaaaacaaatcggagaaaatctttcttcacccagcgcataattaaactctggaattcgttgccggagaacatagtgaaggcggttagcttggcagagtttaaaaaggggttggacggtttcctaaaggacaagtccatagaccgctactaaatggacttgggaaaaagccacaatttcgggaataacttgtataaaatgttgtaCGTTtgagtagcttgccaggtgcccttgacctggattggctgctgtcggggacaggatgctgggctcgatggacctttggtcttttcccagtatggcattacttttatgtacttatgaatgtctgtatcatatcacccctgtctctcctttcctccagggtatacatcttcaggtctctcaagtttctcctcatatgtcttgtgacataaatcccgtaccattttgtcgcttttctctgaacaccttcaagtctttttacatccttagtaagatacagcctccaaaactgaacacaacactccaagTAAGGCCTcaccatcaacacctcctttcttctgctcctTTCTATGCAgcgtagcatccttctggccacggccactgccttgttgcattgtttcatcaccttgagagcctcagacacaatcgccccaagggtccctctcctgagctgtgcttatcaatctctctcttcctatatggtacatctcctgtggatttctgcatcccaagctcatcactctgcacttcttggcattaaattttaacttatacGACAAAGCTCAGTATTTTATCCCTCTaatctaaataaattaagtaAAATGAAAACGTGCTTAGGTCTAACACATTCTTACCATTACATCTCCAGGGGAACATTTGGTAGAATCAAAGGAACCAACATCGCACATTTAGACATTCCTGCTTCATAATAAAATAATGTTGCACGTACAAGTCTACCCTCTGCTAACTAGGATGCAATGAACAAGTGCATTCATTTTTGTTTAGTACAATGCAATGCCTAAACTTTTGCTAAACTTTCATACAGTGGCGTAccggcgagtggttacaagtcaaaaaatgttaaagaggtgggctttcaatctagatttaaagatggttaaggatggggcaagacgtaggggctcaggaagtttattccaggcgtagggtgcagcgagacagaaggagcaaagtctggagttggcagtagtggagaagggaacagataagaaggatttatccatggagcggagagcacgggaaggggtgtagggaaggacgagtgtggagagatactggggagtacctaaataaaaataatctaCTGATGACATGTACATTGATTAAACATCAAACAGAGTGCAGTGCCtaaatattgtgctaatcttAATGGAGGAATAAACCTTACATGTTGTACGTTACAATCATAACTTTCTGTTATCTCATAAAATCTCCCTGCTGTTACAATCCTGATGTTTTTATAGATTCCATCTTCCCCTGTGGATGTTTCTACCCTTGATTCAGTGAAAAAACACCCGCGTTGGGTCCAATGCTGCCAACGCCTTCATTCATACACCATAACGTGTCCCCTTGACTCTGGCCGAGTTTTGCTCTGCTTTTTCAAAAGGGAACCtatgtataaatatattaaaattatcaCCCCATCAAACTCTAAATATAAACTTAACTAACTAAATCGCACATATGTTTTCTCATATAAATTTTCAAATGACTTACAAACTCAAAACGTCTACGTGTATGGTCAACATCCCAAAGGGAATCCCAAAGCGCCACCCACACCAGCGCACTGCGTGCCTATGCCTTCCCGCGTTTGCTCCTTTTGTGCCCATTACAACCACTCAATGTCTCGATTCAACCCTTGGGGTTGGAGAGTGTCCCGGGAATAAATAAATCGTTGTTCCTTACGAATCAAGATGTCACTGAGCAGACCTCCCCTATCCAAATGGACTTGTAACAAAACTGTATTTTGCAAATCTGATGTTTCACGATTGCTTTCCCTCCAGTGTGCCACTAGAGGCCCTTCCAGTTTTGCTATATTTATATTGCTAACACGTTTGTCCAATAAACCAACCCACATGGACACCacgcacataagtacataagtaatgccatactgggaaaagaccaagggtccatcgagcccagcatcctgtccatgacagcggccaatccaggccaagggcacctggcgagcttcccaaacgtacaaacattctatacaatcaagccattgtgacatcactaatgaggttggctcttattggtggaatgagccactatgacatcacaataggttaaatcactgctctatgtaataaaagtgagccaagtagaggacataagtacataagtaatgccacactgggaaaagaccaagggtccatcgagcccagcatcctgtccacgacagcggccaatccaggccaagggcacctggcgagcttcccaaacgtacaaaaattctatacaatcaagccattgtgacatcactaatgaggttggttcttattggtggaatgagccactatgacatcacaataggttaaatcactgctctatgtaataaaagtgagccaagtagaggacataagtacataagtaatgccacactgggaaaagaccaagggtccatcgagcccagcatcctgtccacgacagcggccaatccaggccaagggcacctggcaagcttcccaaacgtacaaacattctatacgtgttattcctggaattgtggatttttcccaagtccatggaATTGCAATCTGTCCTGGACTTTAAGTAAAAGTATCGGGAGCTGTGAGGCATTGGAACCCTATTACCTTTCTTCACGTACTGACAATAGAGGCATTTAACGCACTTGTAATGTCCTGTTTGCAAATACAGTTTTTACAAGTCCATTTGGATAGGGGAGGTCCGCTCAGTGACATCTTGATTCGTAAGGAACAACgatttatttttcctgttttgcgCATGTGATGAAGGTGAAGGGTGCAAAAGCAGGTGTGGCAAGGGACTTGGAGTCGAGGTAGGTGTCGGGTTTTTCTTCATCACAAAGTTGGCAACTCTTCTCCTTGGCATGGTAAacctcactctttgggatggttcacccttggcatctctgcatttgCATCGCTTGCTTTTCTTGTATGtaatacatattcattttggacatcttaaaaccagactggctgggtcaCGAAGGGCTGGCGGAGCTGGCCTGACCTTTTCCACTACGGATGAATCCTGTACTGGCTCATCCTGTTCCTTGGCACATTTCATCTTTTGATCAAAGCTTCCCAACCCTCTCCTAGCCTGTCAGGGTTTTAGGATTACTACAATGGGGCCTTGAGGCAGGAGTTCTAATCGTGGTTTGGTGGCCCCAGAGTGTGGCCACCAGCTCCTACCAGTGGCCACTCTGACAGTTTTTCCCAGAAAGCTCAGTTATAACATTTACTGTCGTTATGTTTATAAGGTGAAAGGAATTTTTGAGGTGATTAGGGGATGGGGAAAGACAGAAGGAAGAGGTAAATGGCAAGGGCTAGGCATTATCTTCATTATGCCTCAGTGGGCAAAACGCAGAAACTATGCAGACCCTCTGCTCAGGCATCAAAATAGTTTTGCCCTGGCCCTTTATAACTTGGCAGAGGGAATGAAAACGGAGTTCACACTTTAATTTCAGACCAACACTGCTGGGGCTGCAGAAATGAGCTGAGAATAGGAATAACAATTCTGATtgcctctccctctcttccctgatCTCCAGCGATGTCACTGTAGTCCCCTCACCCCAAAGGAAGGATGATATGCTCCCACCTCTCTTGGAAACTTAAGTGACAATCATCCACCCCAGAGGGGGCTGCATGGCATGCCAATCCCCATCCCTTTTCCTATGTCTCAGGGTATATAAGCATGATCTATATTTAAGAAAGATAAAATTAGAGGTGGGATATATACATAAACCACAATTCAGGCCCCTCCTGTATGCAATAGCAAGCCATGTCTTGCTGTAGTCTCATTCTGGGAATTGAATCCACAGGCAGGGAACTCCGAGTCCCTAGATGCAATGAGGAGAAACAAGGATTGTCCCTTCGGATATGGAGCCATTGAATAACCCTCATTCAGATATGGAGCCATGCTAGAGATTTTATGTCAGCAAAACCAGTGTCAGTCCGAGGGTGTGCCACCAGGCCTGTTCCCCTCCTCCTGTGGATTCAATTCCCAGAATGAGACTTTCACAGGCAGCCAGGCTGTTTCTATGTGAGGAGCTTCTCCAAGGGGGTGCGTCGTGTATATGAAACAGTAGTTGGCACAGGACAGCAGGCCGATCGGCACAGACCGAGTCTAGCCATGCCGAGACTGcaaccctgctaagctatttGAATGGCTGTCTTTGCAATGTAATTCCAGAACCCAAGAGCAGTGAAGCACCTGTCCTAAGCAGCAAAGAAAGAAGaggagggggcaggcagcgaactcggctgcgccggagaccgctgagcgtcagtgtgcacaagaggaacaagaagaaagaagggcaggcagcaaaagcggctgtgccggagaccactgagcgtcagcatgcacaagaggaacaagaagaaagaagggcagggggcaggcagcaaacgcggctgcgccggagaccactgagcgtcagcatgcacaagaggaacaagaagaaaagggcaggggcaggcagcaaacgcggctgcgccggagaccactgagcgtcagcatgcacaagaggaacaagaagaaagaagagcagggggcaggcagcaaatgcAGCTACGCCAGAGactgcactgaagaaggcttcggctggtgggggttgggacccctgccagccaaacaagGGGCCCAGACGAAATttgcggggacccaggcccccatggccccccatagctatgcccctggtcctaAGCACTGCCAAGTGGTGGAACCAACAAGGGCCACTTTTGCCTTGTGCTACTTAGGGTGCCCGTGCACAGGTTTTTCCAGCACACTAAAGCCATTTTACCACAgccgtaaaaatggcctttttctacgTTTTGTATtaattgccatgcactaatgttgccattaatgtgtggccattaaaacaaTTACCGTATCTGCACTTACTGACACTCATTTCGTAGACGATACAGGCTCACGTgcgagtggagtggcctagtggtagaatatccagaggtggccagttcaaattcgactgctactccttgtgatcttgggcaagtcacttaaccctccattgcctcaggtacaaacttcgattgtgagccctcctgggacagagaaatatccagagtacctgaatgtaactcaccttgagctactactgaaaaggggtgagcaaaatctaaatcctgcactaaccagttagcattcgGTAACTCCTGGGCACACATCTGACCTATCCATGCCCCTCCTGGAAGTTATGCATGATAGAATTTGCGTGTGAAACTTCTGGAACAGTGACTAAAGGCAGCTGGGCGCTCAACTGCTAATTGCTGCCAATTATGAAGTTGTGTACAACAAACCTGACTCTTAAATTTCATGTGCAAATTTATGCAAACGCAGTAATGGCAAGAACAGCTCAGGATTGAGGCTGGAGTCGGCTTCAACAGCAATACTGGTAGTTGGGATATAGTATTGGTGCTTGTATGGTTTCTGCCGCAAAAATGTTACGGATAGACGAAaattaagtataccagtgtttaagcatgaagaagtgcagactggttggactgtgtggatctttatctgccgacatttactttGTTAGTGTGTGCGTTAAGCATACATTGGGTGCCCAAGTTTCTTGAATTAGAGGGCTGGTAGGTAATTCTATGAAGCAGGTGCTAACATCTACCCCCAGATGCATGCATTAAGGTTTACAATACTAGCATATGGTACGTACGTGTCAATATCCTGCCTAAGCGTTAGTTTAAATCTACAACACACACGTAAGAGCCTTACCACACAGTCTGCAAGTGAGCACACCCCCTGGGCGGAGTCTGGGTAGGGCACACAGCTAGACACATATACTACACTATATAATTATGCACACCTTTGCAATCTAGACTGAGCTTTACAGCTGGCGTTGTGCTG
This genomic interval carries:
- the LOC115459456 gene encoding LOW QUALITY PROTEIN: cellular retinoic acid-binding protein 2-like (The sequence of the model RefSeq protein was modified relative to this genomic sequence to represent the inferred CDS: inserted 1 base in 1 codon); protein product: MPNFSGTWKMKHSENFEELLKVLGDECVLRKIAVAAASKPAVEIKQEGESFYIKTSTTVRTTEINFKIGEEFEEQTVDGRPCKSLARWESENKMVCEQRLLKGEGPKTSWSREMTNDGELILTMSAADVVCXRIYIRD